In Polyodon spathula isolate WHYD16114869_AA chromosome 27, ASM1765450v1, whole genome shotgun sequence, one DNA window encodes the following:
- the LOC121301129 gene encoding zinc transporter ZIP3-like, protein MEVVVAKLLCLLGVFVLMMLGSLVPVRMIPVDYKKAQRSRKFLALCNSFGGGVFLATCFNALLPAVREKVAEVLKLLSVQSDYPLAETMMMLGFFLTVFVEQAVLTFRKEKPSFIDLETFNAGGSEAGSDSENDSPFIANSHGDHRGHGHLLPSELTRAGPLRLASLVFALSAHSVFEGLALGLQDEGPKLFSLFLGVAIHETLAAVALGVSIAKATLPMRDAAKLAAIVSLMIPLGAAVGMGIESVQNLAGSIVSVVLQGVAAGTFVFVTFLEILAHELEDKQDRLLKVLFLILGYAVLAGLVFVQW, encoded by the exons ATGGAGGTCGTGGTGGCCAAGCTGCTGTGCCTGCTTGGCGTGTTTGTGCTCATGATGCTGGGCTCGCTGGTGCCCGTACGGATGATTCCAGTGGACTATAAGAAAGCCCAGCGCTCCCGGAAGTTCCTGGCTCTGTGCAACTCCTTCGGAGGGGGCGTCTTCCTGGCCACCTGCTTCAACGCACTGCTTCCAGCCGTGCGAGAAAAG GTGGCGGAGGTGCTGAAGCTGTTGAGTGTGCAGTCGGACTACCCCCTGGCAGAGACCATGATGATGCTGGGCTTCTTCCTGACGGTGTTCGTAGAGCAGGCCGTGCTGACCTTCCGCAAAGAGAAGCCGTCCTTCATAGACCTGGAGACCTTCAACGCGGGCGGCTCGGAGGCAGGCAGTGACTCGGAGAATGATAGCCCCTTCATCGCCAACTCCCACGGAGACCACCGCGGCCACGGCCACCTGCTCCCCTCTGAGCTGACCCGCGCTGGACCGCTTCGCCTGGCCAGCCTGGTCTTTGCCCTGTCCGCCCACTCCGTCTTCGAGGGGCTAGCCCTGGGGCTGCAGGACGAAGGACCCAAGCTGTTCAGCCTCTTCCTGGGCGTGGCTATCCATGAGACCCTAGCGGCTGTGGCCCTAGGCGTCAGCATAGCCAAGGCCACTCTGCCCATGAGGGACGCAGCCAAACTGGCCGCCATAGTCAGCCTGATGATCCCCCTCGGCGCCGCAGTGGGCATGGGCATCGAGAGCGTCCAGAACCTGGCGGGCAGCATCGTATCGGTGGTACTGCAGGGCGTGGCGGCCGGCACCTTTGTCTTCGTGACGTTCCTTGAGATCCTAGCCCATGAGCTGGAGGACAAGCAAGACCGGCTCCTCAAGGTGCTTTTTCTCATTCTGGGCTACGCAGTGCTGGCCGGCCTGGTCTTTGTCCAGTGGTAA
- the LOC121301408 gene encoding small glutamine-rich tetratricopeptide repeat-containing protein alpha-like isoform X2, translating into MADTQRLAYSIIQFLHDQLNSGGLSSDAQESLEVAVQCLETAFGVSIDDSNLAVSETLPELFAAATLKAPRVTVSAMLDSPTEEEAAEAERFKTEGNEQMKVENFGQAVDFYSKAIELNPCNAVYFCNRAAAYSKLGNYAGAVQDCERAISIDPNYSKAFGRMGLALASLNKHTEAVNYYKKALELDPDNNTYKSNLKIAEQKMRELPSPTGGVGGVDLAGLLSNPGFMNMASSLMTNPQVQQLMSGMMSGSYGPVGATGAGAGAGQGVGVGVGRGGAGPVGTGPNDLSGLIQAGQQFAQQMQQENPDLIEQLRIHIRSRLPSTSNEEQP; encoded by the exons ATGGCGGACACACAGCGCCTGGCATACTCCATCATCCAGTTTCTACATGACCAGCTGAACTCTGGGGGGCTGTCCTCAGACGCACAGGAGAGCTTAGAAG TTGCAGTCCAGTGCCTAGAAACAGCTTTCGGGGTTTCTATTGACGACTCGAATCTCGCGGTCTCAGAGACACTCCCAGAGCTCTTTGCAGCAGCCACACTCAAG GCTCCTCGGGTAACAGTTAGTGCCATGCTAGACTCCCCAACGGAGGAAGAGGCAGCTGAAGCAGAGAGATTCAAAACAGAAG GCAATGAACAAATGAAGGTAGAGAATTTTGGACAAGCGGTGGATTTCTATTCAAAAGCTATTGAGTTAAACCCATGCAATGCAGTATATTTCTGCAACAG GGCTGCCGCTTACAGTAAGCTGGGGAACTATGCTGGAGCAGTGCAGGACTGCGAGCGAGCCATCAGCATCGACCCGAACTACAGTAAAGCATTCGGCAGAATGGG GTTGGCCCTGGCTAGTTTAAATAAGCACACAGAAGCAGTGAATTACTACAAGAAAGCCTTGGAGCTTGACCCAGACAACAACACGTACAAATCCAACCTGAAAATAGCCGAGCAGAAAATGAGGGAGCTTCCCAGTCCA ACAGGCGGTGTGGGTGGAGTTGACCTGGCTGGATTGCTTAGCAACCCTGGCTTCATGAACATG gcATCATCTCTGATGACCAACCCACAAGTACAACAACT AATGTCTGGGATGATGTCGGGATCGTACGGGCCAGTGGGAGCGACTGGTGCAGGAGCCGGGGCAGGACAGGGAGTTGGAGTCGGAGTTGGAAGAGGAGGAGCAGGTCCAGTAGGTACAGGGCCGAACGACCTATCTGGCCTTATCCAAGC GGGACAGCAGTTTGCTCAGCAGATGCAGCAGGAGAACCCTGATCTGATTGAACAGCTGAGAATTCATATCCGGAGTCGGCTGCCTAGCACCAGCAATGAGGAGCAGCCCTGA
- the LOC121301408 gene encoding small glutamine-rich tetratricopeptide repeat-containing protein alpha-like isoform X1 has translation MADTQRLAYSIIQFLHDQLNSGGLSSDAQESLEVAVQCLETAFGVSIDDSNLAVSETLPELFAAATLKQAPRVTVSAMLDSPTEEEAAEAERFKTEGNEQMKVENFGQAVDFYSKAIELNPCNAVYFCNRAAAYSKLGNYAGAVQDCERAISIDPNYSKAFGRMGLALASLNKHTEAVNYYKKALELDPDNNTYKSNLKIAEQKMRELPSPTGGVGGVDLAGLLSNPGFMNMASSLMTNPQVQQLMSGMMSGSYGPVGATGAGAGAGQGVGVGVGRGGAGPVGTGPNDLSGLIQAGQQFAQQMQQENPDLIEQLRIHIRSRLPSTSNEEQP, from the exons ATGGCGGACACACAGCGCCTGGCATACTCCATCATCCAGTTTCTACATGACCAGCTGAACTCTGGGGGGCTGTCCTCAGACGCACAGGAGAGCTTAGAAG TTGCAGTCCAGTGCCTAGAAACAGCTTTCGGGGTTTCTATTGACGACTCGAATCTCGCGGTCTCAGAGACACTCCCAGAGCTCTTTGCAGCAGCCACACTCAAG CAGGCTCCTCGGGTAACAGTTAGTGCCATGCTAGACTCCCCAACGGAGGAAGAGGCAGCTGAAGCAGAGAGATTCAAAACAGAAG GCAATGAACAAATGAAGGTAGAGAATTTTGGACAAGCGGTGGATTTCTATTCAAAAGCTATTGAGTTAAACCCATGCAATGCAGTATATTTCTGCAACAG GGCTGCCGCTTACAGTAAGCTGGGGAACTATGCTGGAGCAGTGCAGGACTGCGAGCGAGCCATCAGCATCGACCCGAACTACAGTAAAGCATTCGGCAGAATGGG GTTGGCCCTGGCTAGTTTAAATAAGCACACAGAAGCAGTGAATTACTACAAGAAAGCCTTGGAGCTTGACCCAGACAACAACACGTACAAATCCAACCTGAAAATAGCCGAGCAGAAAATGAGGGAGCTTCCCAGTCCA ACAGGCGGTGTGGGTGGAGTTGACCTGGCTGGATTGCTTAGCAACCCTGGCTTCATGAACATG gcATCATCTCTGATGACCAACCCACAAGTACAACAACT AATGTCTGGGATGATGTCGGGATCGTACGGGCCAGTGGGAGCGACTGGTGCAGGAGCCGGGGCAGGACAGGGAGTTGGAGTCGGAGTTGGAAGAGGAGGAGCAGGTCCAGTAGGTACAGGGCCGAACGACCTATCTGGCCTTATCCAAGC GGGACAGCAGTTTGCTCAGCAGATGCAGCAGGAGAACCCTGATCTGATTGAACAGCTGAGAATTCATATCCGGAGTCGGCTGCCTAGCACCAGCAATGAGGAGCAGCCCTGA